In the genome of Gemmatimonadota bacterium, one region contains:
- a CDS encoding DNA-3-methyladenine glycosylase I — protein sequence MNCTRHLPEAWITGTDSRPFHTGEYVEEDGDRPRCAWTLKDPLLAAYHDDEYGFPLARDDDFFERLVLEINQAGLSWLTVLKKRKALREAFDGFDVDRVAAYGEKDRARLLADPGIIRNRLKIDAAIHNARVFQEIRRSHGSFKAWLDDQPCVSLDDWVTVFRKTFRFMGPEIVGEFLMSTGYLPVRHDPECFLAREEHRVG from the coding sequence ATGAACTGCACGCGCCACCTGCCCGAGGCGTGGATCACCGGGACGGACAGCCGCCCCTTTCATACCGGCGAATACGTGGAGGAGGACGGCGACCGGCCCCGTTGTGCCTGGACGTTGAAAGACCCGCTGCTGGCCGCCTATCATGACGACGAATACGGGTTTCCCCTGGCCAGGGACGACGATTTCTTCGAGCGGCTTGTACTGGAGATCAACCAGGCGGGGCTGAGCTGGCTGACCGTGCTGAAGAAGCGGAAGGCGCTGCGGGAGGCTTTCGACGGGTTCGATGTGGACCGCGTCGCGGCCTATGGCGAAAAGGACCGCGCGCGGCTGCTCGCGGACCCCGGCATAATCCGAAACCGGCTCAAGATCGACGCGGCCATCCACAATGCGCGTGTATTCCAGGAGATCAGGCGGTCGCACGGCTCCTTCAAGGCGTGGCTGGATGACCAGCCCTGCGTGTCACTGGACGACTGGGTCACGGTGTTCAGAAAGACCTTCCGGTTCATGGGCCCCGAGATCGTCGGCGAGTTTCTCATGAGCACCGGCTATCTTCCGGTCCGCCACGACCCGGAGTGTTTTCTCGCCCGGGAAGAGCACCGGGTCGGTTAG
- a CDS encoding transcriptional coactivator p15/PC4 family protein: MAEDSQVVASFQKNSQEEFRFTITSFRGNDYADIRIYYENEGDFLPSRKGITVSPDAWNEFRSCLDKLESELKERNLLKGDDGEA; the protein is encoded by the coding sequence ATGGCCGAGGACAGCCAGGTCGTAGCCAGCTTTCAGAAGAACAGCCAGGAGGAGTTCCGTTTCACCATCACGTCTTTCCGGGGAAACGATTACGCCGATATTCGAATCTACTACGAAAACGAAGGCGATTTCCTGCCCAGCAGGAAGGGCATTACCGTCTCGCCCGATGCGTGGAACGAGTTCAGGTCCTGCCTGGACAAGCTGGAGTCGGAACTCAAGGAGCGCAATCTGCTCAAAGGCGACGATGGCGAGGCCTGA
- a CDS encoding PLP-dependent aminotransferase family protein has protein sequence MDWRDVYADRMELIGDTAVIELLKLAERPDVLSFAGGLPDAATFPMDAMKEVAVQVFETHGSMSLQYGPTAGYTALREWIADRMGPVEGVTATVDDIIVTTGGIEAMDLIAKTLLDPGDIVIVEAPTYLTAFSVFRCYDVDFVAVDIDDDGMRVDLLAAQLKELERQGRRAKLIYTMPAFQNPGGVTMPLERRRRLVELADRYNIPILEDHAYAELYFDHAPPPSLKALNPDGVLFVSTFSKIFGPGIRLGWIAAPPPVIAQLCQAKLGSDQCSSTLGQRIVYEYGRQGLMDSQIVLSRALYQAKRNVTLEALAEHAPPGMTWTRPDGGFYVWLTAPEGIDSSAMLAWAVEHEKVAYVAGPSFYTDGRGTNQFRLCYSFLDQSLIGEGVSRVCRSVSHHIERRHRDRIGV, from the coding sequence ATGGACTGGCGGGATGTATATGCAGATCGCATGGAACTCATCGGCGATACCGCGGTCATTGAGCTGCTCAAGCTGGCGGAACGGCCGGATGTCCTTTCCTTTGCAGGCGGTTTGCCGGACGCCGCCACGTTCCCCATGGACGCGATGAAGGAAGTCGCCGTCCAGGTCTTTGAAACGCACGGCAGCATGTCGCTGCAATACGGTCCCACGGCGGGTTACACGGCCTTGAGGGAGTGGATCGCCGACCGCATGGGGCCGGTCGAAGGCGTGACCGCCACCGTGGACGACATTATCGTCACCACGGGCGGGATCGAGGCCATGGATCTCATCGCCAAGACGCTGCTCGACCCCGGCGATATCGTCATCGTGGAAGCCCCCACCTACCTGACCGCGTTCTCGGTCTTCCGTTGTTACGACGTGGATTTCGTCGCGGTGGATATCGATGACGACGGGATGCGCGTGGACCTCCTTGCAGCGCAGTTGAAGGAACTGGAACGCCAGGGCAGACGCGCCAAGCTGATTTACACCATGCCGGCCTTTCAGAATCCGGGCGGCGTCACCATGCCCCTGGAACGGCGGCGCAGGCTGGTCGAACTCGCCGACCGATACAATATCCCCATCCTGGAAGACCACGCTTACGCGGAACTGTACTTCGACCATGCGCCGCCGCCTTCGCTCAAGGCGCTGAATCCCGACGGCGTCCTGTTCGTCAGTACTTTCTCCAAGATTTTCGGACCGGGTATCCGCCTCGGCTGGATCGCCGCGCCGCCGCCCGTCATCGCCCAGTTGTGCCAGGCGAAGCTCGGCAGCGACCAGTGTTCCAGCACGCTCGGGCAGCGCATCGTCTACGAATATGGCCGCCAGGGACTGATGGATTCCCAGATCGTACTGTCCAGGGCGCTTTACCAGGCCAAGCGTAACGTCACCCTGGAGGCGCTGGCGGAGCACGCTCCGCCCGGCATGACCTGGACCCGGCCGGACGGAGGATTCTACGTGTGGCTGACCGCGCCCGAAGGGATCGACTCTTCGGCGATGCTGGCCTGGGCCGTGGAACACGAGAAAGTGGCTTACGTGGCCGGCCCCTCGTTCTATACCGACGGCCGGGGCACGAACCAGTTCCGGCTGTGCTACAGCTTTCTCGACCAGTCGCTCATAGGAGAAGGCGTCTCCCGGGTATGCCGCTCGGTCTCGCACCACATCGAGCGGCGCCATCGCGACCGCATCGGGGTATAA
- a CDS encoding phytanoyl-CoA dioxygenase family protein → MEQNMFRLTEEHEHRFREDGYLMVEGLYDAEEMELLLNVGRSDGEKAALVRAAEDTEGRESKLWLTSDTDREDIYNAICHGRRMVDTLEGLMGDEVYLYHYKMMVKEPRVGGAWEWHQDYGYWYHNQALYPDMASCYIAVDRAHRGNGCLQVIRGSHRLGRIEHGRYGTQVGADPKRVELALEHLDHVYCEMSPGTALFFHANVLHRSDPNESDDPRWSLICCYNTRHNPCQDRPGHPSYRPLEKWDDGLVKKVGRRQWADLVDAAKPDAV, encoded by the coding sequence GTGGAGCAAAACATGTTCCGGCTCACCGAAGAACATGAACATCGGTTCCGGGAAGACGGCTACCTGATGGTGGAAGGCCTGTACGACGCGGAGGAAATGGAACTCCTGCTCAACGTGGGGCGTTCCGACGGGGAGAAGGCCGCCCTCGTCCGTGCCGCCGAGGATACGGAGGGCCGCGAGAGCAAGCTGTGGCTGACCTCGGATACGGACCGCGAGGACATCTACAACGCCATATGCCACGGCCGGCGCATGGTCGATACCCTGGAAGGGCTCATGGGTGACGAAGTCTACCTGTACCATTACAAGATGATGGTCAAGGAACCCCGCGTCGGCGGAGCGTGGGAGTGGCACCAGGATTACGGTTACTGGTATCACAACCAGGCGCTGTATCCAGACATGGCCAGCTGCTACATCGCGGTGGACCGGGCCCACAGGGGGAACGGGTGTCTCCAGGTCATCCGGGGTTCGCACCGCCTGGGCAGAATCGAACACGGCCGGTACGGCACGCAGGTCGGAGCCGACCCGAAGCGGGTGGAGCTCGCGCTGGAACACCTGGATCACGTGTACTGCGAAATGTCCCCCGGCACCGCGCTGTTCTTCCATGCGAACGTGCTGCACCGTTCGGACCCGAACGAGAGCGACGACCCGAGATGGAGCCTCATCTGTTGCTACAACACCCGCCACAATCCCTGCCAGGATCGTCCCGGCCACCCGTCTTACCGCCCCCTGGAAAAGTGGGACGACGGCCTGGTCAAGAAGGTGGGGCGCAGGCAGTGGGCGGACCTCGTCGACGCGGCCAAGCCAGACGCGGTCTGA
- a CDS encoding SAM-dependent chlorinase/fluorinase, giving the protein MTRFTSYLLVCFIGVFGLSGCGGGETEEAATEEMAMEEMAAEVAMINVEISSISEEYANINTNATSDQLMEAGFASDGWISITHNEQTMVMPMVADYGDVAEGAWLARIDEESGTLQIAVNGGNAATDLGAAVGDMLHVMAAEAPDMGEGEMGEGEMGEGEGEMGEGEMDEGEMGEEGMEEGGSGESMGGEEATTQPAQ; this is encoded by the coding sequence ATGACCCGATTCACATCCTATCTGCTGGTCTGTTTCATCGGGGTTTTCGGCCTGTCCGGTTGCGGCGGCGGCGAAACCGAAGAGGCGGCCACGGAAGAAATGGCCATGGAAGAGATGGCAGCGGAAGTTGCCATGATCAACGTCGAGATCTCCAGTATCAGCGAGGAATACGCCAACATCAACACGAACGCCACGAGCGATCAGTTGATGGAAGCCGGCTTCGCCTCGGATGGCTGGATTTCGATCACCCATAACGAACAGACCATGGTCATGCCGATGGTCGCGGACTACGGCGACGTGGCGGAAGGCGCCTGGCTCGCACGGATCGACGAGGAGTCCGGCACGCTCCAGATCGCCGTCAACGGCGGAAACGCAGCGACCGACCTCGGTGCCGCGGTGGGCGACATGCTGCATGTAATGGCCGCCGAGGCGCCGGATATGGGCGAAGGCGAGATGGGTGAAGGCGAAATGGGCGAAGGCGAAGGTGAGATGGGCGAAGGCGAAATGGATGAAGGCGAAATGGGCGAAGAGGGTATGGAAGAAGGCGGCTCGGGAGAGTCCATGGGCGGAGAGGAAGCCACCACGCAGCCTGCCCAATAA
- a CDS encoding sulfatase-like hydrolase/transferase yields the protein MPTRPNILWYCTDQQRFDTIGALGNPHVSTPALDGLVREGVAFTRAYSQSPICTPSRSSFMTGMYPGRIHNCRNGNGSFVNPPPLISKLLADSGYDCGLAGKFHLQSAGRRTEPRMDDGYRYWRFSHAPRDDWPEGHDYGDWVRERGGDLDALRFSGDRVPPELHQTTWITECALEFINQPRDGDAPWMLTLNPYSPHEPLIPPRVYADLFDPADMPGPHFRESDLAWQAELRDVFFQSESRHPDSFDGKKQQALYYAMIRQIDDQFARILRELERTGQRDDTVIIFTSDHGECLGDHGLLWKGCRFYEGLVRVPLIFSHPGHMRADLRSDALVELVDMSATMLDLGGVDLPEAFQGRSLLPILTGEADPGHHRDFVRSEYYDAVHAEPLSYATMYRDERFKLVVYHTHGKGELYDLDEDPWEFENLWDDSDWLEVKQRLVEAAFNATMVQDVDLGGALIAGT from the coding sequence ATGCCCACGCGCCCCAACATTCTCTGGTACTGCACGGATCAGCAGCGTTTCGACACCATCGGCGCGCTCGGCAATCCCCACGTGAGCACGCCGGCGCTCGACGGACTGGTACGGGAAGGCGTCGCTTTCACGCGGGCTTACAGCCAGAGCCCGATCTGCACGCCCAGCCGATCGAGCTTCATGACCGGCATGTACCCCGGGCGGATTCACAACTGCCGCAACGGCAACGGATCGTTCGTGAATCCGCCTCCCCTGATCTCCAAACTGCTGGCGGACAGCGGATACGACTGCGGCCTGGCGGGCAAGTTCCACCTCCAGAGCGCGGGCCGACGCACAGAGCCGCGCATGGACGACGGCTACCGGTACTGGCGCTTCAGCCACGCGCCGAGGGACGACTGGCCGGAGGGTCACGACTACGGCGACTGGGTGCGCGAACGGGGCGGCGACCTGGACGCCCTGCGTTTCAGCGGGGACCGGGTGCCGCCGGAACTGCACCAGACGACCTGGATCACCGAGTGCGCCCTCGAGTTCATCAACCAGCCCCGGGACGGTGACGCGCCCTGGATGCTGACGCTCAATCCCTACAGTCCCCACGAGCCGCTGATCCCGCCCCGCGTCTACGCGGACCTGTTCGATCCCGCCGATATGCCCGGCCCCCATTTCCGGGAAAGCGACCTGGCCTGGCAGGCGGAACTCAGAGACGTGTTCTTCCAGTCCGAATCGCGGCACCCCGACAGCTTCGACGGCAAGAAGCAGCAGGCGCTCTACTATGCCATGATCCGGCAGATCGACGATCAGTTTGCCCGGATCCTGCGCGAACTCGAGCGCACCGGACAGCGGGACGACACCGTGATCATCTTCACAAGTGACCACGGCGAATGCCTGGGCGACCACGGCCTGCTGTGGAAGGGATGCCGGTTCTACGAAGGCCTCGTGCGTGTGCCCCTGATCTTCTCCCATCCGGGACATATGCGGGCGGATCTCAGGAGCGACGCGCTCGTCGAACTCGTCGACATGTCGGCGACGATGCTGGACCTGGGCGGCGTGGATCTGCCGGAGGCCTTCCAGGGCCGCAGCCTGCTGCCCATCCTGACGGGCGAAGCGGATCCTGGCCATCACCGAGATTTCGTACGGTCAGAGTACTACGACGCCGTCCACGCCGAACCGCTGAGTTACGCCACCATGTACCGGGACGAGCGGTTCAAGCTGGTGGTGTACCACACCCACGGCAAGGGCGAGTTGTACGACCTGGACGAAGATCCCTGGGAATTCGAGAACCTGTGGGACGATTCCGACTGGCTGGAAGTGAAGCAGCGGTTGGTCGAGGCGGCCTTCAACGCCACCATGGTCCAGGACGTCGACCTGGGCGGCGCCCTGATCGCGGGAACGTGA
- a CDS encoding deoxyguanosinetriphosphate triphosphohydrolase, translating to MIVDRARLEETEERTLAPYAVMSSACRGRMHPEEEAPWRTPFQRDRDRIVHSKAFRRLEYKTQVFVYHEGDHYRTRLTHTMETAGISETIARNLGANLDLAAAIALAHDLGHPPFGHCGEEALDGLMQEHGGFQHNQQSLRVIDLLEWRYPSFPGLNLTWETREGIAKHNAPHGFDLDEFKPGQYASVEAQIANLADEIAYNSHDLDDGVSAGILNLDQLTDLDIWDGAIQEEVDRVRHLDPTRKRYRIIRALINQQITDVVQTTHENLERHGVKSPDEVRRLDFPVVDYSPSMTEKNDQLRAFLTENFYRHYRLIRMSRKATRFIESLFNEYLADPRQLPPTDLRRDEDAPLERTVCDYIAGMTDRYALREYERLFDPYERV from the coding sequence ATGATCGTTGATCGAGCCCGATTGGAGGAGACGGAGGAACGAACGCTCGCGCCGTACGCCGTGATGAGCAGCGCGTGCCGGGGACGCATGCACCCCGAGGAGGAGGCGCCCTGGCGGACGCCCTTCCAGCGGGACCGCGACCGCATCGTCCACTCCAAGGCCTTCCGCAGGCTGGAGTATAAGACGCAAGTCTTCGTTTACCACGAGGGCGACCATTACCGGACGCGGCTCACGCACACCATGGAAACGGCCGGCATATCGGAGACGATCGCGCGGAACCTGGGCGCCAATCTCGATCTTGCGGCCGCCATCGCCCTGGCCCACGACCTCGGGCATCCCCCCTTCGGGCACTGTGGAGAAGAAGCCCTCGACGGGCTGATGCAGGAACACGGAGGATTCCAGCACAACCAGCAGAGCCTCCGGGTCATCGATCTGCTCGAATGGCGTTATCCTTCCTTTCCCGGCCTCAACCTGACGTGGGAAACACGGGAAGGAATCGCCAAGCACAACGCACCGCACGGGTTCGACCTGGACGAATTCAAGCCCGGCCAGTATGCCTCCGTGGAGGCCCAGATCGCCAATCTCGCCGACGAGATCGCCTACAACTCCCACGACCTGGACGACGGGGTTAGCGCGGGCATCCTGAATCTCGATCAGCTTACCGACCTGGACATATGGGACGGGGCCATACAGGAGGAAGTGGACAGGGTCCGGCACCTCGACCCCACGCGGAAGCGGTACCGAATCATACGGGCGCTGATCAACCAGCAGATCACCGACGTCGTGCAGACGACCCACGAAAACCTCGAACGCCACGGCGTGAAGTCACCCGACGAAGTGCGCAGGCTGGACTTTCCCGTGGTGGACTACAGTCCTTCGATGACCGAAAAGAACGACCAGCTCCGCGCCTTCCTGACAGAAAACTTCTACCGGCACTATCGCCTGATCCGCATGTCCCGCAAAGCGACCCGGTTCATCGAAAGCCTCTTCAACGAATACCTTGCTGATCCGCGGCAGTTGCCCCCCACCGACCTTCGACGCGACGAGGACGCGCCCCTCGAACGAACGGTATGCGACTACATCGCGGGGATGACCGACCGCTATGCCCTGCGGGAATACGAGCGGCTGTTCGATCCCTACGAGCGGGTTTGA
- a CDS encoding hydroxyacid dehydrogenase, producing the protein MRDLIVVHPDFDGVWPFAANHFRILWPGAEFIRLAHGDERPLGEVVEEPGRVTRLVTLGMSVTLNCLKRFSALREATFQGACGRWLGEGCDAYLAGRGVAVYDHPSEGFWSQTVAEFGLALTLCGLRRIPQLHREIIQSQAPWDYEPPEGRGRPGARGQQFGDDPAFSNGTLCGKRVRIVGAGNIGSRYASFASMLGADVAAWDPFAPEPSFHRAGSRRVYHLDQLVSDAEIFAPMMPLTESTQGLVEAEHIDALPRGCLVVLVTRAGICDMAAVRRRVLADELSLAADVWDEEPLTLDDPFLGRHNVVHTPHNAGRTIDANRAWAEKLAAQFRPR; encoded by the coding sequence ATGCGAGATCTGATCGTCGTTCATCCGGATTTCGACGGGGTCTGGCCCTTTGCCGCCAACCACTTCCGAATCCTGTGGCCCGGCGCGGAGTTCATTCGCCTGGCACACGGGGACGAGCGTCCCCTGGGTGAAGTTGTCGAGGAACCGGGACGGGTGACGCGGCTTGTTACGCTTGGTATGTCGGTGACGCTCAATTGCCTGAAGCGGTTCAGCGCGTTACGGGAAGCCACTTTCCAGGGAGCCTGCGGCCGGTGGTTAGGCGAAGGTTGTGACGCGTACCTTGCCGGGCGCGGTGTCGCCGTCTACGACCATCCGAGCGAGGGGTTCTGGTCGCAGACCGTGGCGGAATTCGGCCTGGCCCTGACGCTGTGCGGACTGAGGCGTATCCCGCAGCTGCACCGGGAAATCATCCAAAGCCAGGCGCCCTGGGACTATGAGCCGCCGGAAGGCCGGGGCCGGCCCGGTGCCCGAGGCCAGCAGTTCGGCGACGATCCCGCCTTCTCCAACGGTACGCTGTGCGGCAAGCGGGTGCGTATCGTGGGCGCGGGCAACATCGGCAGCCGTTACGCCAGCTTCGCGTCGATGCTGGGCGCCGACGTGGCGGCGTGGGACCCCTTCGCTCCCGAGCCGAGCTTCCACCGGGCCGGGTCGCGGCGCGTCTATCACCTGGATCAACTGGTCTCGGACGCGGAGATATTCGCGCCTATGATGCCACTCACGGAATCCACGCAGGGTCTGGTCGAGGCGGAGCATATCGACGCGTTGCCGCGGGGTTGCCTGGTGGTACTCGTGACCAGGGCCGGGATCTGCGACATGGCGGCGGTCCGTCGCCGGGTACTGGCCGACGAACTGAGCCTGGCGGCGGACGTATGGGACGAGGAGCCCCTGACCCTGGACGACCCGTTCCTCGGGCGCCATAACGTGGTGCATACGCCGCACAACGCGGGCCGTACGATCGATGCGAACAGGGCCTGGGCGGAGAAGCTGGCCGCGCAGTTCAGGCCGCGGTAG
- a CDS encoding PIG-L family deacetylase, translated as MMRGFCFLAGRWFAAILLPILLSGFTSAQSIEQMQSDHLLKVDLLYVGAHPDDESGVTATFAREVLDGGARAGIVLITRGEGGGNAIGRELGPSLGILREAEIRRSAAEYGVDLVYFLNKTDFFYTLSDKATYDVWGYEDTLGKIVRLVRLLRPDVIVTMWPGPGTHGHHQVAARLATEAFTAAADPEQFPDQIDDEYLRTWQPVKLYYNARRLGAIFIPTGDISPSRFLSYAEIKSLALRNFRSQGFDRRATVPPRSAGAEPFLLVKTLVPPSPKGLKTLLGGREGPRDTGIVLGPPPSTEPLSIGMVPRSDIVRYRRWAEDHQVSWVADLLPSALSIGSGMTGTLEAEVSSRRQPVTAGRVTLDLPDGWADGPLEAKYEVSGRDRATVPFTVHVPSHVEQGSYPVRLSTSSGGLIIAGSGMIDVLPVMDIVQAASPPKIDGDLSDWDGIETHAVSSDHIWSGSVPGGDADCSAEFRVAYDQANLYVAVDVRDDVVVCNIPPDDIKGHWRSDAVEVCVDPSGRSDNTLTVFKAGIFPGTTAGREPRAARDADARQGVIEETAPGMRVASRFTGRGYIIETAIPWSDMPGDAAPSAGETIGFNLVIYDGDEADAGPGANIGKARLAWSYRPSAQALPYYYGRAVVR; from the coding sequence ATGATGCGTGGCTTCTGCTTTCTTGCGGGAAGATGGTTCGCTGCTATCCTGCTTCCCATCCTGCTGTCCGGCTTTACCTCGGCACAGTCTATTGAACAGATGCAATCCGACCACCTGCTGAAAGTCGACCTGCTCTACGTGGGCGCCCATCCCGACGATGAGAGCGGGGTCACGGCCACCTTCGCCCGCGAGGTTCTTGACGGCGGCGCCAGGGCGGGCATCGTGCTCATCACGCGGGGCGAGGGCGGCGGCAATGCCATCGGCCGGGAACTCGGGCCTTCGCTGGGCATACTCCGGGAGGCCGAGATCCGCCGATCCGCGGCCGAGTACGGGGTGGACCTGGTCTACTTCCTGAACAAGACCGATTTCTTCTACACGCTGAGTGACAAGGCCACGTACGACGTGTGGGGCTACGAGGACACGCTGGGCAAGATCGTGCGGCTGGTCCGGCTGCTCCGGCCGGACGTCATCGTGACCATGTGGCCCGGCCCGGGCACCCACGGCCATCACCAGGTGGCGGCCCGGCTCGCCACGGAGGCCTTCACCGCCGCGGCGGACCCCGAACAGTTTCCGGACCAGATCGACGACGAATATCTGCGTACGTGGCAGCCGGTGAAACTTTACTACAATGCCCGACGGCTTGGTGCCATTTTCATTCCTACGGGCGACATCTCGCCCAGCAGGTTTCTCAGCTACGCGGAGATCAAGTCCCTGGCCTTGCGCAACTTCAGGTCGCAGGGTTTCGACCGAAGGGCCACGGTTCCGCCGCGCAGTGCCGGGGCGGAGCCGTTCCTGCTGGTCAAGACCCTCGTGCCGCCTTCGCCGAAAGGCCTCAAGACCCTCCTGGGGGGCCGGGAAGGTCCGCGCGACACCGGAATCGTGCTGGGGCCACCGCCTTCGACGGAACCGCTGTCCATCGGCATGGTGCCCCGTTCTGACATCGTCCGGTACCGTCGCTGGGCCGAAGATCACCAGGTATCGTGGGTCGCGGACCTGTTGCCCTCCGCGCTGTCTATCGGTTCGGGCATGACCGGTACCCTGGAGGCCGAGGTAAGCAGCCGGAGGCAGCCGGTCACGGCTGGCCGGGTGACGCTTGATCTGCCGGATGGGTGGGCGGATGGTCCACTGGAGGCGAAGTACGAGGTATCGGGAAGAGACCGGGCGACCGTTCCATTTACTGTCCATGTACCGAGTCACGTTGAGCAAGGAAGTTACCCGGTGCGGCTGTCGACCTCCTCGGGAGGGCTGATCATAGCAGGCAGCGGGATGATCGACGTGTTGCCGGTCATGGATATCGTCCAGGCGGCAAGTCCTCCCAAGATAGACGGCGACCTTTCCGACTGGGACGGAATCGAAACCCACGCCGTTTCTTCGGACCACATCTGGTCGGGTTCCGTGCCGGGCGGCGATGCTGACTGCAGCGCGGAGTTCCGGGTTGCCTACGACCAGGCGAACCTGTACGTGGCCGTGGATGTGCGGGACGACGTGGTGGTCTGCAATATCCCTCCGGACGACATCAAGGGCCACTGGCGTTCGGACGCCGTGGAGGTCTGCGTCGATCCATCCGGCCGGAGCGACAACACGCTGACGGTATTCAAGGCGGGCATCTTTCCGGGCACCACGGCGGGCCGCGAGCCCCGGGCCGCCCGGGACGCCGACGCCCGGCAAGGTGTGATCGAGGAGACCGCGCCGGGTATGCGGGTGGCGTCCAGGTTTACCGGCCGCGGCTATATTATCGAGACCGCCATTCCCTGGTCCGACATGCCCGGCGACGCCGCGCCTTCGGCGGGAGAGACCATCGGCTTCAACCTGGTCATCTACGACGGGGACGAAGCCGACGCCGGTCCGGGCGCCAATATCGGCAAGGCCCGCCTGGCCTGGTCCTACCGTCCTTCCGCCCAGGCCCTGCCCTACTACTATGGCCGGGCCGTTGTCCGATAA
- a CDS encoding HDIG domain-containing protein, with protein sequence MNREDALELLHEHTKTDSLRKHALGVEAAMRYYARKYGEDEEKWGIVGLLHDFDYEATPDPKDHPMRGAAILEEKGYPEDVVYAIKSHATYLGLERRSLMDKTLFAVDELVGFITAVALVRPSGSIHEVKVRSVRKKMKAVAFARAVSREDIAEGAESLDLDLADHIAHVIEAMQSEAEALGLAGS encoded by the coding sequence GTGAACCGCGAAGACGCGCTGGAACTGCTGCATGAGCATACGAAGACGGACAGCCTGCGCAAACATGCCCTGGGCGTGGAGGCGGCCATGCGGTACTACGCCCGGAAGTACGGCGAGGACGAGGAGAAATGGGGCATCGTGGGCCTGTTGCACGATTTCGACTACGAAGCAACCCCCGACCCGAAGGACCACCCTATGCGCGGAGCGGCGATCCTGGAGGAGAAGGGATATCCCGAGGACGTCGTCTACGCCATCAAGTCCCACGCCACCTACCTCGGTCTCGAACGCCGCAGCCTGATGGACAAGACGCTCTTCGCCGTCGACGAACTCGTGGGATTCATCACCGCCGTCGCCCTCGTGCGGCCCTCGGGGAGCATACACGAGGTGAAAGTCCGATCCGTTCGGAAGAAAATGAAAGCGGTGGCCTTTGCCCGCGCCGTATCCCGGGAAGACATCGCAGAAGGCGCCGAAAGCCTTGATCTCGACCTGGCCGATCATATCGCCCATGTCATCGAGGCCATGCAGAGCGAGGCGGAGGCGCTGGGCCTGGCCGGGTCCTAG